Proteins encoded in a region of the Streptomyces sp. NBC_00513 genome:
- a CDS encoding HipA family kinase, protein MLTEVIATRYVTPLREGGSLPGIVEADDLGTYVMKFTGAGQGRKTLVAEVVCGRLAQRLGLRVPRLVQMQLDPVIGLGEPDQEVQELLKASGGLNLGMDYLPGSIGFDPLAYQVDPVEAGRVVWFDALINNVDRSWRNPNLLVWHGDLWLIDHGATMIWQHNWPTAATAAAKSYNASDHVLAPVGPDIAAAAAELAPLVTRELLDEVTADVPDEWLVDEPGFDSTDAVRRAYVDALLPRAAGIHERITMKAEVRPRSGPPGWLAERLAPPRAKTEPDEKKSDSE, encoded by the coding sequence ATGCTCACAGAAGTGATCGCGACCCGTTACGTCACGCCCCTGCGTGAGGGCGGCTCGCTGCCGGGGATCGTCGAGGCCGACGATCTCGGCACCTACGTCATGAAGTTCACCGGGGCCGGCCAGGGGCGCAAGACCCTGGTCGCCGAGGTCGTCTGCGGCCGACTGGCCCAGCGGCTGGGCCTGCGGGTCCCGCGCCTGGTGCAGATGCAGCTCGACCCCGTCATCGGGCTCGGCGAGCCCGACCAGGAGGTTCAGGAGCTGCTGAAGGCCAGCGGCGGATTGAACCTCGGGATGGACTACCTGCCCGGCTCGATCGGCTTCGACCCGCTCGCGTACCAGGTGGACCCCGTCGAGGCCGGACGCGTGGTCTGGTTCGACGCCCTCATCAACAACGTCGACCGTTCCTGGCGCAACCCGAACCTTCTCGTCTGGCACGGCGACCTGTGGCTCATCGACCACGGCGCCACCATGATCTGGCAGCACAACTGGCCGACCGCCGCGACCGCCGCCGCCAAGTCCTACAACGCCTCCGACCACGTCCTGGCCCCCGTCGGACCCGACATCGCGGCCGCCGCCGCGGAGCTCGCGCCGCTGGTGACGAGGGAGCTGCTCGACGAGGTGACCGCGGACGTGCCGGACGAGTGGCTGGTCGACGAGCCCGGTTTCGACTCCACGGACGCCGTGCGACGCGCCTATGTGGACGCGTTGCTGCCGCGGGCGGCCGGCATCCACGAGAGGATCACCATGAAGGCCGAGGTCCGGCCGAGGTCGGGTCCGCCCGGGTGGCTGGCCGAGCGCCTCGCGCCGCCGCGCGCCAAGACCGAGCCCGACGAGAAGAAGAGCGACAGCGAGTGA
- the fabG gene encoding 3-oxoacyl-ACP reductase FabG: MSTTEQRVAIVTGAARGIGAATAVRLAAEGRAVAVLDLDEAACKDTVEAITAAGGRAVAIGCDVSDSAQVEAAVERVASTLGAPTILVNNAGVLRDNLLFKMSATDWDTVMNVHLRGAFLMARACQKYMVEAKFGRVVNLSSSSALGNRGQANYSAAKAGLQGFTKTLAIELGKFGVTANAVAPGFIATEMTAQTAARVGMGFEDFQAAAATQIPVQRVGNPDDIANAIAFFTGDAAGFVSGQVLYVAGGPLN, encoded by the coding sequence ATGTCCACCACCGAGCAGCGCGTCGCGATCGTGACCGGGGCGGCCCGGGGCATCGGCGCGGCCACCGCCGTACGCCTGGCCGCCGAAGGCCGTGCGGTCGCCGTACTCGACCTGGACGAGGCGGCCTGCAAGGACACCGTCGAGGCGATCACGGCGGCCGGCGGCAGGGCCGTCGCCATCGGCTGCGACGTCTCCGACAGCGCGCAGGTGGAGGCGGCCGTCGAGCGCGTGGCGAGCACGCTCGGCGCCCCGACCATCCTGGTCAACAACGCGGGCGTGCTCCGCGACAACCTGCTCTTCAAGATGAGCGCCACCGACTGGGACACGGTCATGAACGTGCACCTGCGGGGCGCCTTCCTGATGGCGCGGGCCTGTCAGAAGTACATGGTGGAGGCCAAGTTCGGCCGCGTCGTGAACCTTTCCAGCAGCTCCGCCCTCGGCAACCGCGGCCAGGCCAACTACTCCGCCGCGAAGGCCGGTCTGCAGGGCTTCACCAAGACCCTGGCCATCGAGCTCGGGAAGTTCGGCGTGACCGCCAACGCCGTCGCCCCCGGCTTCATCGCCACGGAGATGACCGCTCAGACGGCCGCCCGGGTCGGCATGGGCTTCGAGGACTTCCAGGCCGCCGCCGCCACCCAGATCCCGGTGCAGCGCGTCGGCAACCCGGACGACATCGCCAACGCCATCGCCTTCTTCACGGGCGACGCGGCCGGCTTCGTCTCCGGGCAGGTCCTGTACGTGGCCGGCGGCCCGCTCAACTGA
- a CDS encoding pyridoxamine 5'-phosphate oxidase family protein, with amino-acid sequence MDRTQRRGRRIMMTDEEVDAFLREQRTCRVATVSPDGRPHVGALWFVWDGSSLWLYSITRSRRWSDLRENPRISVVVDAGEAYDELRGVELSGSAVFVGEAPRTGEPCPELTEAERLFPVKNFGIEEMPHDGRHAWIRLTPESIVSWDFRKL; translated from the coding sequence GTGGACCGGACGCAACGGCGGGGCCGCCGCATCATGATGACCGACGAGGAGGTGGACGCGTTCCTGCGCGAGCAGCGCACCTGCCGGGTGGCCACCGTCTCCCCGGACGGACGCCCCCACGTCGGGGCCCTGTGGTTCGTCTGGGACGGGAGTTCGCTGTGGCTGTACTCGATCACGCGCAGCCGCCGCTGGTCCGACCTGCGCGAGAACCCCCGGATCTCGGTGGTCGTGGACGCGGGCGAGGCGTACGACGAACTGCGCGGGGTCGAACTGTCCGGCAGCGCGGTCTTCGTGGGCGAGGCTCCCCGCACGGGAGAGCCGTGCCCGGAGCTGACGGAGGCCGAACGCCTCTTCCCGGTGAAGAACTTCGGGATCGAGGAGATGCCGCACGACGGGCGCCACGCCTGGATACGACTCACCCCGGAGTCGATCGTCTCGTGGGACTTCCGCAAGCTCTAG
- a CDS encoding DUF3037 domain-containing protein: MIKRDVFEYALVRVVPRMERGECFNAGVIVYCRAHSYVAARTHLDEGKLLALDPEADVSGVRAALLGVEGLCAGGESAGQAAGDEPGRRFRWLIAPRSTVVQPGPVHTGLTADPEAEVERLLELLVR, encoded by the coding sequence GTGATCAAGCGGGACGTGTTCGAGTACGCGCTGGTGCGTGTGGTGCCCCGGATGGAGCGCGGCGAGTGTTTCAACGCCGGCGTGATCGTCTACTGCCGGGCGCACTCCTACGTCGCCGCGCGCACCCACCTCGACGAGGGCAAGCTGCTCGCCCTCGACCCAGAGGCCGACGTGAGCGGTGTACGGGCCGCGCTGCTCGGGGTCGAGGGGCTGTGCGCGGGCGGCGAGTCGGCCGGTCAGGCGGCGGGCGACGAGCCCGGCCGCAGGTTCCGCTGGCTGATCGCGCCGCGCAGCACCGTGGTGCAGCCGGGCCCGGTGCACACCGGCCTGACGGCCGACCCGGAGGCCGAGGTGGAACGGCTGCTGGAGCTGCTGGTGCGCTGA
- a CDS encoding cysteine hydrolase, protein MPELDPATTALLTVECQNGVVGEESALPELAKEARDSGMLDRVAALVDAARGAGVQVLHAVAERRPDGLGANANARLFRAAGKLPVRQLSGSRAVEVAAPIVVAERDLVVRRLHGLSPMAGTDLDALLRNLGVRTLVVTGVSSNIAIPNTVFDAVNLGYRVVVPSDAITGVPAAYTAEVIRNALALVATITTTRELLDGWAVPR, encoded by the coding sequence ATGCCGGAACTCGATCCCGCCACCACCGCGCTGCTCACCGTCGAATGCCAGAACGGCGTCGTCGGCGAGGAGAGCGCCCTGCCCGAACTGGCCAAGGAGGCCCGCGACTCGGGGATGCTGGACCGGGTGGCCGCGCTGGTCGACGCCGCCCGGGGAGCGGGCGTACAGGTGCTGCACGCCGTCGCGGAGCGGCGGCCGGACGGACTCGGCGCCAACGCCAACGCGCGGCTCTTCCGGGCCGCCGGCAAGCTCCCGGTGCGCCAACTCAGCGGGAGCCGCGCGGTCGAGGTCGCCGCCCCCATCGTGGTGGCCGAGCGGGACCTGGTCGTGCGCCGGCTCCACGGCCTCTCCCCGATGGCCGGCACCGACCTGGACGCCCTGCTGCGCAACCTCGGCGTCCGCACCCTCGTCGTCACCGGGGTCTCCTCGAACATCGCGATCCCCAACACCGTCTTCGACGCCGTGAACCTCGGCTACCGGGTGGTGGTCCCGTCCGACGCGATCACCGGGGTACCCGCGGCGTACACCGCCGAGGTGATCCGCAACGCGCTGGCGCTGGTCGCCACCATCACCACGACGCGGGAGCTGCTCGACGGGTGGGCCGTGCCGCGGTGA